The genome window ACCAAGAACGGGGAAGCCAGTTACAACAGATCAATAACTGGTTTCATCAAAGACCATGGCAAATGACATCAAAAAACCCGGATTTTTCCGCGAGCTGTTTGATGACTTCGGCGCTTTGGCTTCCATGCTCCGGGACTTCTTCAAAAAGCGTTATCCGGTTACGCCCGGGTGGACGCTGTTCGGAATAGCCGTGGTCCTGGTTTACATCGTCAATCCCCTGGACATCGTGCCCGATGCCATCCCCTTCGTCGGGGCCATAGACGATGCCGCCGTGGTGGGACTGGAATTGGCCTTGATGCACAAGGATCTGCATAAATACAGGCTGTGGCGGGACGGCAATAACCTGAAATA of candidate division TA06 bacterium contains these proteins:
- a CDS encoding DUF1232 domain-containing protein, which translates into the protein MANDIKKPGFFRELFDDFGALASMLRDFFKKRYPVTPGWTLFGIAVVLVYIVNPLDIVPDAIPFVGAIDDAAVVGLELALMHKDLHKYRLWRDGNNLK